Proteins from a single region of Chryseobacterium scophthalmum:
- a CDS encoding nucleotidyltransferase domain-containing protein, which produces MTIQDLKSRNLILFQSISGSRSFGLATENSDTDIRGVYYLPKDDFFGLNYIPQISNETNDITYYEIGRFVELLQKNNPNILEILASPEDCIQHKNPLMNLLKPEDFLSKLCKDTFAGYAISQIKKAKGLNKKILNPIDKERKSILDFCYILENNSSLPLKKWLQKSGLIQEKCGLVNIDNTKGMFALFYDESGDLNYKGIIQNEEANQVSVSSIPKGEESLAFMFCNLDAYSTYCKDYRDYWKWVSERNEDRYNVNQNHGQNYDSKNMMHTIRLLQSCEQIFKTGSLQIKVENRDELLDIKAGNWSYENVMNKAEVLIKSIEHHHSKSNLPDTPDLEKTTKILVEIRNSLYCN; this is translated from the coding sequence ATGACCATCCAAGACTTAAAATCCCGCAACCTCATCCTCTTCCAATCCATCTCCGGAAGCCGCTCTTTCGGACTCGCAACGGAAAACTCAGATACAGATATTCGGGGAGTGTATTATTTACCGAAAGATGATTTTTTTGGCTTAAATTATATTCCGCAGATTTCTAATGAGACGAATGATATTACCTATTATGAGATTGGAAGATTTGTAGAATTATTGCAAAAAAACAATCCGAATATTCTGGAAATCTTGGCAAGTCCGGAAGATTGTATTCAACATAAAAACCCGTTGATGAATTTACTGAAACCTGAAGATTTTCTTTCCAAATTATGCAAAGATACTTTTGCTGGATATGCGATCTCACAAATCAAAAAAGCAAAAGGTCTCAATAAAAAAATCCTTAATCCGATTGATAAAGAAAGAAAATCGATTCTTGATTTCTGTTATATTTTAGAAAATAACAGCTCTCTACCGTTGAAAAAATGGTTGCAAAAAAGTGGTTTAATTCAAGAAAAATGTGGATTAGTCAACATCGACAATACCAAAGGAATGTTTGCGCTTTTCTATGATGAATCGGGAGATTTAAACTACAAAGGAATTATTCAGAATGAAGAAGCCAATCAGGTTTCCGTTTCATCAATTCCGAAAGGTGAAGAATCTTTGGCGTTTATGTTTTGTAATCTCGACGCCTACTCTACCTATTGCAAAGATTACCGCGACTATTGGAAGTGGGTTTCAGAAAGGAACGAAGACCGTTATAATGTCAATCAAAATCATGGACAAAACTACGACAGCAAAAATATGATGCACACCATTCGGTTATTGCAGTCTTGTGAACAGATTTTCAAAACCGGTTCTTTACAAATTAAAGTGGAAAACCGAGACGAATTGTTAGACATCAAAGCCGGAAACTGGTCGTATGAAAATGTAATGAATAAAGCTGAAGTACTGATTAAATCAATCGAACATCATCATTCAAAGTCTAATCTTCCGGACACACCGGATCTGGAAAAAACAACCAAAATTTTAGTGGAGATAAGAAATTCCTTATACTGTAATTAA
- a CDS encoding cold-shock protein: MADSFSKKENFKKKVQKAKEKAQKREERKTVNNKGKGLDDMIMYVDANGQLTSTPPDNSNVEEFDINNIQLGAAPIEAEELVKTGIVTFFSEKGYGFITEDGSKENVFFHSNNCMEPIKKGNKVSFEKEKSPKGFVAVEIRMVK, from the coding sequence ATGGCGGATTCTTTCTCAAAAAAAGAAAATTTCAAGAAAAAAGTTCAGAAAGCAAAAGAAAAAGCTCAGAAAAGAGAAGAGCGTAAAACAGTCAACAACAAAGGTAAAGGTCTTGATGACATGATCATGTATGTTGATGCAAATGGTCAGTTGACTTCTACACCACCTGACAACAGCAATGTTGAAGAGTTTGATATCAACAACATCCAATTGGGTGCAGCTCCTATTGAAGCTGAAGAATTGGTAAAAACAGGAATTGTAACATTTTTCAGTGAAAAAGGTTATGGTTTTATTACAGAAGACGGTTCTAAAGAAAATGTTTTCTTCCACAGTAATAACTGTATGGAACCTATCAAAAAAGGAAATAAAGTATCTTTCGAAAAAGAGAAATCTCCGAAAGGTTTTGTTGCCGTAGAAATCAGAATGGTTAAATAA
- a CDS encoding MarR family winged helix-turn-helix transcriptional regulator, producing the protein MEKLDSIIFYNIDKAIRAYRNYAQRQLKLHGFTITVDQWLIIKAILENPGITQNELGDLVFKDNASVTRIIDLLVKSEYIIRTVHSKDRRKTNLEVTDTGLKIIKEVQKIVEQNRKIALEGVSKEELQIMNNALLKISQNTINTKK; encoded by the coding sequence ATGGAAAAATTAGATTCAATTATATTTTACAATATCGATAAAGCAATCAGAGCATACAGAAATTATGCTCAAAGACAGCTTAAACTTCATGGATTTACCATAACAGTCGACCAATGGCTAATCATAAAAGCAATTCTCGAAAACCCCGGAATCACTCAGAATGAACTTGGAGATCTGGTTTTTAAAGACAATGCATCGGTAACAAGAATAATCGATTTATTGGTAAAATCGGAATATATAATCCGAACAGTTCACAGCAAAGACCGAAGGAAAACCAACCTTGAAGTAACAGACACAGGTCTGAAAATCATTAAAGAAGTTCAGAAAATAGTAGAGCAAAACAGAAAAATAGCTTTGGAAGGAGTTTCCAAAGAAGAACTGCAAATCATGAACAATGCATTATTAAAAATTTCACAAAACACAATTAACACCAAAAAATAA
- a CDS encoding TonB-dependent receptor, which produces MLRIILFIFVWLMSLFSLKISAQTIASQSHSLSGSIDSGKVNQVEINLFNSENKLVKTEIADQNGKFTFNDLIDGNYIVQINKSGSEAYKSDLISVKENTNLPIIHLNEKTIEAVTITKAKPYIERQDGKMILNVENSIAATGTSAFEVLEKAPGVNIDGSDNISLRGKGNLLIQIDGKNTPMTGTDLANYLRGIPSSSVEKVEFITNPSAKYDAAGTSIINIKLKKDQRKGTNGSLSTSLGTGKYIKNNNNFSINHRNKKVNIFANYGFAYREFYNHLVLDRNFYNDSGNFEKAYLQDNYLKFNFRNHIAKAGMDYYLNDKNIIGFSAGFVSNRFDPRGDNSSLVLGSNQLPESTFTSQNRSKDHWKNISFNLNHKYKIDSLGSELTTDFDYINYSNTSLQNFDTRNYAINGNLNSFDILKGDINGALNIYSLKSDLSKSLKNNWKIETGIKTSFVKADNDMQFFDATSGVSIIDQNKTNHFIYEENINALYGNVSKKWDKFSAIFGLRAENTNVTGNQITTNQVNKKNYTQLFPSAVFSYDLSEKNNIELNFSRRITRPSYNQLNPFKFYLDPTTYKAGNPDLNPQTTMNYELTYSLQNKYFATFSYSKTSDNITDVLKPTVENGNIVVVQTNDNLSSASYLGLYLIAPIKVTKWWDMNNSANFYYGSYTGNIAETYIKNQGNFTFNVNSINSFKLGNGFTAELTGNYRAREVYAYMDLKPNWYLNIGAQKKFKNNSTLKFSFNDIFFTSNPEARNVYSNYIENFVVRRETRVATLSYTYNFGSSKNGQPRKTGGADDLKQRIGNG; this is translated from the coding sequence ATGCTACGAATAATTCTATTTATTTTTGTTTGGCTGATGTCTCTTTTCAGCCTTAAAATCTCGGCACAAACTATTGCTTCTCAAAGTCATTCTCTCTCAGGAAGTATCGATTCAGGCAAAGTAAATCAGGTTGAAATTAATTTATTCAATTCTGAGAACAAACTGGTAAAAACAGAAATTGCAGATCAAAACGGAAAATTTACTTTCAATGATCTTATCGATGGAAACTATATTGTACAGATCAACAAAAGCGGTTCTGAAGCGTATAAATCTGACCTAATTTCGGTAAAAGAAAACACCAACCTTCCCATTATTCATTTAAACGAAAAAACGATTGAAGCCGTTACGATTACCAAAGCAAAACCTTATATCGAGCGACAAGACGGGAAAATGATCCTGAACGTAGAAAACAGCATCGCAGCAACAGGAACTTCCGCTTTTGAAGTGCTGGAAAAAGCTCCAGGCGTAAATATTGACGGAAGCGACAACATCAGTCTGCGTGGAAAAGGAAATCTTCTCATTCAGATCGACGGTAAAAATACTCCGATGACCGGAACTGATCTTGCCAATTATCTTCGAGGAATTCCCTCTTCGAGCGTAGAAAAAGTAGAATTTATTACCAATCCATCAGCAAAATACGACGCTGCGGGAACTTCAATCATCAATATTAAGCTTAAAAAAGATCAGCGAAAAGGTACGAACGGAAGTCTTTCCACTTCTTTGGGAACCGGAAAATATATTAAAAACAATAATAATTTCAGCATCAATCACCGCAATAAAAAAGTGAATATTTTTGCGAATTATGGTTTTGCCTATAGAGAATTTTACAATCATCTGGTTTTAGACAGAAACTTTTACAATGACAGCGGAAACTTTGAAAAAGCTTATCTGCAGGATAATTATTTGAAATTTAATTTCAGAAATCATATCGCAAAAGCCGGAATGGATTATTATCTGAATGATAAAAACATCATTGGTTTTTCGGCTGGTTTTGTAAGCAACAGGTTTGATCCGAGAGGTGATAATTCGAGTTTGGTTTTAGGCAGTAATCAACTTCCAGAAAGTACTTTCACCTCACAAAACAGATCAAAAGATCACTGGAAAAATATTTCTTTTAACCTTAATCATAAATATAAGATTGATTCTTTGGGTTCTGAACTGACCACCGATTTCGATTATATCAATTATTCAAATACTTCGCTCCAGAATTTTGATACGAGAAACTACGCCATCAACGGAAATCTTAATAGTTTTGATATTTTAAAAGGTGACATCAACGGAGCTCTGAATATTTATTCTTTAAAATCTGATCTATCTAAAAGCTTAAAAAACAACTGGAAAATAGAAACCGGAATTAAAACCAGCTTTGTAAAAGCAGATAACGATATGCAGTTTTTTGATGCTACTTCGGGAGTTTCAATTATTGATCAGAACAAGACCAATCATTTTATTTACGAAGAAAACATCAATGCTTTATATGGAAATGTTTCTAAAAAATGGGATAAATTCAGTGCAATATTTGGCTTAAGAGCAGAAAATACCAACGTTACCGGAAATCAGATAACAACCAATCAGGTTAACAAAAAGAATTATACCCAATTATTTCCTAGTGCTGTTTTTTCTTATGATTTGAGTGAAAAAAATAACATTGAACTGAATTTCAGCCGAAGAATTACAAGACCAAGCTACAATCAGTTGAATCCTTTTAAATTTTATCTCGATCCAACAACTTACAAAGCCGGAAATCCTGATCTGAACCCACAAACAACAATGAATTATGAATTGACGTACAGCTTACAAAACAAATATTTTGCAACATTTAGTTATAGCAAAACGTCTGATAATATCACCGATGTTCTGAAACCAACTGTAGAAAACGGCAATATTGTGGTGGTGCAGACCAATGATAATTTAAGTTCGGCATCTTATTTAGGATTGTACCTTATTGCACCTATAAAAGTGACAAAATGGTGGGATATGAACAACAGCGCCAATTTCTATTACGGAAGCTACACCGGAAATATTGCTGAAACCTATATTAAAAATCAGGGAAATTTTACTTTCAATGTCAACAGCATCAACTCTTTTAAGCTTGGAAACGGCTTTACAGCCGAGCTTACAGGAAATTACAGAGCAAGAGAAGTTTATGCTTATATGGATCTGAAACCGAACTGGTATCTTAATATCGGTGCTCAGAAGAAATTTAAAAACAACAGTACTCTGAAGTTTTCATTTAACGATATTTTCTTCACCAGCAATCCTGAAGCAAGAAATGTCTACTCCAATTACATCGAAAATTTTGTGGTTCGCCGAGAAACCCGTGTTGCAACACTTTCTTATACCTACAATTTTGGTTCATCCAAAAACGGACAGCCAAGAAAAACCGGTGGTGCAGATGATTTGAAGCAGAGAATTGGGAATGGGTAA
- a CDS encoding AAA family ATPase gives MSFKLLAIRPLDSCNTIFLKNLIPNQTYQFYNDYIFHYEDNDQTKDVINIEKLKQTVPENLYNQGKTEINISAIVGKNGSGKSSIVDLLYASFYNLAVSEGIIKIIDFSDVAIDLEDQYFNLKDYKTPFKNESDYNFYKKEKINYFDKIHNKAVEDNDQELIKSLAKWKYVFDTNILYYIENLYLEIYFEINDVYFLIKKKDKSEDFKFDFFEFKENKFNNVLFKDLKHNEDQEYLNGEIKTISKLFYNLIVNYSLYGLNSEEVGDWIERLFHKNDGYQTPIVINPYREHGKIDINSENNLVRDRLMANTLINESLRQLTPNAYITDLMISINEQEIDNKLFSDIEVETKFIDSLIDFFNANENLVDQKKIKKSTFSINELDSACINYIFRKLRKIIRNYIIYSDYGIIENEFKIRGENIDIITTLLNKLSTDNSHITYKIRQAINFIVINKIEGSDMIYNYFNKDNLKEDQKSFIFSDYSKIINNRADKYSIDVISLLPPSIFEIDFIFNDDVGNKFSMLSSGEKQQIFGTNSILYHLINLNSTFNNKFEYKYPYINLILDEIELYAHPEMQRQYINNLLNGINKLHIPNIEAINILFVTHSPFILSDIPKQNILFLKTEVKERNGKKTQLSVPQPFENKNSFGANITDLLADSFFINDGLMGDYAKSKIEATIKWINLERLKKDNKSQNPYNLNNRDFSYHKQIIEIIDEPVLRMKLAEMIDELKDNKDFQKELAQKEIDYLKIKFNL, from the coding sequence ATGAGTTTCAAATTACTTGCTATAAGACCCCTCGATAGCTGCAATACAATTTTTTTAAAAAACCTAATTCCAAATCAAACTTATCAATTTTACAATGATTACATTTTTCATTATGAGGATAATGATCAGACTAAAGATGTTATCAATATTGAAAAGTTAAAACAAACTGTTCCTGAAAATCTTTATAATCAAGGAAAAACAGAAATTAATATTTCAGCAATAGTTGGTAAAAATGGTAGTGGAAAGAGCAGTATTGTAGATCTACTTTATGCTTCTTTTTATAATCTTGCAGTTTCCGAAGGAATTATTAAAATCATAGATTTTTCTGATGTAGCTATAGATTTAGAGGATCAATACTTCAATTTAAAAGATTACAAAACTCCTTTTAAAAATGAAAGTGATTACAATTTTTACAAAAAAGAAAAAATAAATTACTTTGATAAAATACATAATAAGGCTGTAGAAGATAATGATCAAGAATTAATTAAATCTTTGGCAAAATGGAAATATGTTTTTGATACTAATATTTTATATTATATAGAGAATCTGTATTTAGAAATCTATTTTGAAATTAATGATGTTTATTTCTTAATTAAAAAGAAAGACAAGAGCGAAGACTTCAAGTTTGATTTCTTTGAATTTAAAGAAAATAAATTTAATAATGTTCTTTTTAAAGATCTAAAACATAATGAGGACCAGGAATATCTAAATGGAGAAATAAAAACTATTTCAAAACTCTTTTATAATCTTATTGTAAACTATTCCCTTTATGGTTTAAATTCGGAAGAAGTTGGGGATTGGATAGAACGACTTTTTCATAAAAATGACGGTTATCAAACTCCTATCGTTATAAATCCTTATCGTGAACATGGAAAAATAGATATAAATAGTGAAAATAATTTGGTAAGAGATAGATTAATGGCAAATACTTTAATTAATGAAAGTTTACGGCAACTTACCCCAAACGCATATATTACCGATTTAATGATTTCAATCAATGAACAGGAAATAGATAATAAGCTTTTCTCAGATATTGAAGTTGAAACTAAGTTCATAGACTCACTAATTGATTTCTTCAATGCAAATGAGAATTTAGTAGATCAAAAAAAAATAAAAAAATCTACATTTTCAATAAATGAACTAGATAGTGCTTGTATCAATTATATTTTTAGAAAACTAAGAAAAATTATCCGCAACTATATTATTTATTCAGATTATGGAATTATTGAAAATGAATTTAAAATACGTGGTGAAAATATTGACATTATAACCACTCTTTTAAACAAGCTTTCTACTGATAATAGTCATATCACATATAAAATAAGACAAGCAATAAATTTTATTGTTATCAATAAAATAGAAGGTAGTGATATGATATATAATTATTTTAATAAAGATAATCTTAAAGAAGATCAAAAGAGCTTTATATTTTCTGATTATTCTAAAATAATCAACAATAGAGCAGATAAATATTCAATAGATGTTATTAGTTTACTTCCACCATCAATTTTTGAAATTGATTTTATATTTAATGATGATGTAGGTAATAAATTTTCAATGTTAAGTTCAGGAGAAAAGCAACAAATATTTGGAACAAATTCAATTCTATATCATTTAATCAATCTAAATTCTACTTTTAATAATAAGTTTGAATACAAATACCCATATATAAACTTAATTCTTGATGAGATAGAATTATACGCACATCCAGAAATGCAACGCCAATACATTAATAATCTTTTGAATGGAATCAATAAATTACATATTCCAAATATTGAAGCAATAAATATTCTTTTCGTAACCCATTCTCCCTTTATTTTATCTGATATCCCAAAACAAAATATTTTGTTTTTGAAAACAGAAGTAAAAGAAAGAAATGGTAAAAAAACTCAATTATCAGTTCCACAACCTTTTGAAAATAAGAACTCTTTTGGCGCAAATATTACAGATTTGTTAGCTGATAGTTTTTTCATTAATGATGGTTTAATGGGCGATTATGCCAAGAGTAAAATTGAAGCAACTATAAAGTGGATAAATCTTGAAAGACTTAAGAAAGATAATAAATCTCAAAATCCTTATAATTTAAATAATAGAGATTTTTCCTATCATAAACAAATTATCGAAATAATAGACGAACCTGTTTTAAGAATGAAATTAGCCGAAATGATTGATGAATTAAAAGATAACAAAGATTTTCAAAAAGAATTAGCTCAAAAAGAAATAGATTATTTAAAAATTAAATTTAATTTATAA
- a CDS encoding polyribonucleotide nucleotidyltransferase, whose translation MSIPQAITELITLADGREITLETGKLAKQADGSVVVKMGGTMLLATVVASKEAKDGVDFLPLTVDYREKFYAGGKIPGNFFRREARPSDQEILKMRLVDRVLRPLFPEDFHAEVQVMISLISYDGESIPDDLAGLAASAAIAITDIPFNGPMSEVRVVRINGELSINPKFEDLKLADLDIMVGATKDSIVMVEGEMKEISEAEMLEAINFAHVEIKKQVEAQERLAEKVGRSFPKREYSHENHDEAIREKVWKETYDKVYEVAKTPSSKEERGEKFKAVLAEFLAQYVEDAEELERVTPFAKVYYHDVEKEAMRQMIINDKIRLDGRDPETIRPIWSEIDYLPGAHGSAIFTRGETQSLTAVTLGSVKDANMVDSVMVNYDERFFLHYNFPPFSTGEARPLRGTSRREVGHGNLAQRALANMIPEENPYTIRIVSDILESNGSSSMATVCAGTLALMDAGIQITKPVSGIAMGLVTDVKTGKFTVLSDILGDEDHLGDMDFKVTGTADGITACQMDIKIQGLSMDIMEKALLQARNGRLHILDKLNETISAPREDVKPHAPKMVMMEISKDFIGAVIGPGGKIIQQMQKDTDTVIAIEEVGEIGRIEISGVSREKINEAIARINEITFVPVVGEVYQGKVVKVMDFGAFVAIAKGTEGLLHISEIEWARLDKVPYKEGDEVEVKFMGYDDRKKMKLSRKVLLPRPPRPEQKPREEGQGRPEGHNRPERPARPEGKVNPEGRDQPGEHKPLNEA comes from the coding sequence ATGAGTATACCTCAAGCAATTACAGAGTTGATTACTCTTGCAGACGGCAGAGAAATCACATTAGAAACAGGGAAACTGGCAAAACAAGCTGACGGATCTGTAGTAGTAAAAATGGGCGGAACAATGCTTTTAGCAACCGTAGTAGCAAGCAAAGAAGCTAAAGACGGTGTAGATTTCCTACCATTAACAGTTGATTACAGAGAAAAATTCTACGCTGGTGGAAAAATCCCTGGAAACTTTTTCAGAAGAGAAGCTAGACCTTCAGATCAGGAAATCCTGAAGATGCGTTTGGTAGACAGAGTTCTTAGACCATTATTCCCGGAAGATTTCCACGCAGAAGTTCAGGTAATGATTTCATTGATTTCTTATGACGGAGAATCTATTCCTGATGATTTAGCAGGTCTTGCAGCTTCTGCAGCGATCGCTATTACAGATATTCCTTTCAACGGGCCAATGTCTGAAGTAAGAGTAGTAAGGATCAACGGAGAACTTTCTATCAACCCTAAATTCGAAGATCTTAAATTGGCTGACCTTGATATCATGGTTGGAGCAACTAAAGATTCTATCGTAATGGTAGAAGGTGAGATGAAAGAAATTTCTGAAGCAGAAATGCTTGAAGCAATTAACTTCGCTCATGTTGAAATTAAAAAACAAGTTGAAGCTCAGGAAAGATTAGCTGAAAAAGTAGGTAGATCATTCCCTAAAAGAGAATACAGCCACGAAAATCACGATGAAGCAATTCGTGAAAAAGTGTGGAAAGAAACTTATGATAAAGTATACGAAGTAGCAAAAACTCCTTCTAGCAAAGAAGAAAGAGGTGAGAAATTCAAAGCTGTTTTAGCTGAATTCTTAGCTCAGTATGTAGAAGACGCTGAAGAATTAGAAAGAGTAACTCCTTTCGCAAAAGTATACTACCACGATGTAGAAAAAGAGGCGATGCGTCAGATGATTATCAATGACAAAATCCGTCTTGATGGTCGTGATCCTGAAACAATCCGTCCAATCTGGTCTGAAATCGATTATTTACCTGGAGCACACGGTTCTGCAATTTTCACAAGAGGTGAAACTCAATCTTTAACAGCTGTAACTTTAGGTTCGGTAAAAGATGCGAACATGGTAGACAGCGTAATGGTAAATTATGACGAAAGATTCTTCTTACATTATAACTTCCCTCCATTCTCAACTGGTGAGGCTCGTCCTTTAAGAGGAACTTCAAGAAGAGAAGTTGGTCACGGAAACTTAGCTCAAAGAGCTTTGGCAAATATGATCCCTGAAGAAAACCCTTACACTATCCGTATCGTTTCTGATATTTTAGAATCAAACGGTTCGTCTTCTATGGCAACTGTTTGTGCAGGAACCTTGGCTTTGATGGATGCAGGTATTCAAATTACAAAACCAGTTTCTGGTATTGCAATGGGATTGGTAACTGACGTAAAAACTGGAAAATTCACTGTACTTTCTGATATCTTAGGAGACGAAGATCACTTAGGTGATATGGACTTTAAAGTAACAGGAACTGCAGACGGAATCACTGCTTGTCAGATGGATATCAAAATTCAGGGACTTTCTATGGATATTATGGAGAAAGCGCTTCTACAGGCTAGAAACGGAAGACTTCATATCCTTGATAAATTAAATGAAACTATTTCTGCACCAAGAGAAGACGTGAAACCTCACGCTCCTAAAATGGTAATGATGGAAATCTCTAAAGATTTCATCGGTGCTGTAATCGGACCTGGTGGAAAAATCATTCAGCAAATGCAGAAAGATACCGACACTGTTATTGCAATTGAAGAAGTTGGCGAGATCGGAAGAATCGAAATTTCTGGTGTTAGCAGAGAGAAAATCAACGAGGCAATTGCAAGAATCAACGAAATTACTTTTGTACCTGTTGTAGGTGAAGTTTATCAAGGTAAAGTAGTGAAAGTAATGGATTTTGGAGCTTTCGTAGCGATTGCTAAAGGAACTGAAGGATTACTTCACATCTCTGAAATCGAATGGGCTCGTCTTGATAAAGTTCCTTACAAAGAAGGTGATGAAGTTGAGGTGAAATTTATGGGTTACGATGACCGTAAGAAAATGAAACTTTCTAGAAAAGTTTTGTTGCCAAGACCACCAAGACCTGAACAAAAACCAAGAGAAGAAGGACAGGGAAGACCAGAAGGACACAACAGACCTGAAAGACCTGCAAGACCGGAAGGAAAAGTAAACCCAGAAGGAAGAGACCAACCGGGAGAGCACAAGCCTTTGAACGAAGCTTAA
- a CDS encoding acyloxyacyl hydrolase produces the protein MKHFYLYFFLLISAFYNSQKLDTISRSNLQGSVSMQFGKFLGTNDYLKELKHREFIGVSAELTTQTDGSQEWHRRFGKPYYGGGIIAFDYLKNSEMGKPFAVYGTFGGVIKETPTHSWNYETSGGFAFNWTPFNQEKGYLNQTFGSSVSIYINLGANYKYYLGKHFDLGLGLNFNHFSNGALKLPNKGMNTFSPKLSLTYHFDERQFAPHDSLSAFDKYSTLDVNVFGGVRHSIFYGVDPGFQESDVDLIDKFRGKYYQNWGIETVYHRQVTYKSSLGLGIGVMYDEDYNHKFYQDENGVIQSTKRFQRDQVLLNIFPSYRLSISKFAIQIQPGFYIFKKEIDRRYDKTIFYQRVGFQYTVGKNLLIGIGLRSFKFHKADYIEWRLGYRIFNKKNPQLF, from the coding sequence TTGAAACATTTTTATCTCTATTTCTTTCTTTTAATATCGGCTTTTTACAATTCTCAGAAATTAGATACCATTTCCAGATCAAATTTGCAGGGTTCTGTAAGTATGCAGTTCGGGAAATTTCTGGGAACCAATGATTATCTCAAAGAACTTAAACATAGAGAATTTATCGGGGTTTCTGCAGAGCTTACCACACAAACAGATGGAAGCCAGGAATGGCACAGAAGATTTGGGAAACCTTATTACGGTGGAGGGATTATAGCTTTTGATTACCTTAAAAACAGTGAAATGGGAAAACCTTTTGCTGTTTACGGAACTTTTGGAGGAGTTATTAAAGAAACACCTACTCATTCCTGGAATTACGAGACAAGCGGTGGCTTCGCTTTCAACTGGACACCTTTTAATCAAGAAAAAGGGTACCTTAATCAGACTTTTGGTTCATCGGTGAGTATTTATATTAATTTAGGAGCTAACTATAAATATTATTTGGGAAAACATTTTGACTTAGGTTTAGGCTTAAATTTTAATCATTTTTCAAACGGAGCTTTGAAACTTCCGAATAAAGGAATGAATACTTTTTCTCCAAAACTTTCCCTTACTTATCATTTTGATGAAAGACAATTTGCTCCACATGATTCTTTGTCGGCATTTGATAAATATTCTACATTAGATGTAAATGTTTTTGGAGGCGTAAGGCATTCTATTTTTTATGGAGTAGATCCCGGTTTTCAGGAATCTGATGTTGATTTGATAGATAAATTTAGAGGTAAATATTACCAGAACTGGGGAATAGAAACGGTTTATCACAGACAGGTTACTTATAAATCTTCTCTCGGATTAGGAATTGGTGTAATGTATGACGAAGATTATAATCATAAATTTTATCAGGATGAAAATGGGGTCATTCAAAGCACAAAAAGATTTCAACGTGATCAGGTTTTGTTGAATATTTTCCCTTCTTACCGACTTTCAATTTCAAAATTTGCCATTCAGATCCAACCCGGATTTTATATATTTAAAAAAGAAATTGACCGACGTTATGATAAAACTATTTTTTATCAAAGAGTTGGGTTCCAATACACAGTCGGAAAGAATTTGTTGATAGGAATAGGTTTGAGATCATTTAAATTTCATAAAGCAGATTACATTGAATGGAGGCTGGGTTACAGAATTTTTAATAAAAAAAATCCGCAATTATTTTAA